The following nucleotide sequence is from Mucilaginibacter sp. cycad4.
GATTATGATTATTTATTAACTCAAATATATATTTCATTTTTATAATACTAAACCATCCGGCGACAATATGTACACTATTCCATTAGAACCCCTATTGGTATTATCTTAATTTCACTAAAATGCTTAGCTAACTCACGGGCTTACCGAAAAGCTTTTATAGGAAAAAAAACAGCCGGATTCCAGCCGGGTAAGGCCATGTATCAATTAAAGGCATTGGCTGGTGATGTCGTAAGGAAGTTATAAAGAAAAAACCAATATCTGATTAAAACGGCAAGATGTTTGGAAAAGTGGAAAACATCAGCAATTTCGAATAAATTCAGTGATGTTGCGATCCCTTAAGTGTTCTTCATTTGTAAAATAAGAGGTTATTAAAGATTACGGAGAAGGTCGTTATAATAACTGATTTCCTTAATCACCGAAGGAAGATTACTCGGTCTGACATCTGCGTCGCGCTCAATATATATAAATCCTTTATAGTTTTGTCTTTTCAATTCCTCCAAAACGGCTTTGAAATTTACAACTCCTGTACCCAGATCGACATCACGTGCATTTGGATCGTTCATTTGACTGGCATCTTTAAGATGTATGGCGAGGATATGTCCTTGCAATTTCTGTAATCCGGAGACTGCGTCGACGCCACTTTTTGGCCAATGCCCCAAATCGGGACAAGCGCCGAAATTAGGATGATTCTTAATCGCAGCTAAAACTGAGTCTGGACTCCAGAAAGCACTTTTTCCTTTCCAATGGTTGTGAATTGCAACTTTAATATGAAAAACTCCGGCTAAACTGTCTATGCTGTCCCAAAGATTCCTGGGAGGTTCCGCAGTAATGAATTCACATTTTAATTTTTTGGCCTGCAAAAATCCATTCTTCCAGCTATCTAATGAGCTTCCTCCAAAAACATAAACAGACCTGATTTTTATATGATGCTTATCAAGGTACTTATTAAGCTTTACGAGTCCTTGTTCAGATATTTGTGAAATATACCCTTTCTCTATTTCGTCGCCGATTTTTTGAAAAGACGCAGCTTCTATGTAATGAACCCCGGCGCTGTCCGATTTACTAATACCTTCTGCCAGTGTAAATCGGTGGAACGTATAAATTTCAACACCAAGCTTCCATTTGTTACTTACCTGGGAATAATCATTAATCCATGCCACCAAAAACCCACTAGATAACAAAATCGCAATTATGGTATAACTTTTAATTCTTTTCATATCGATTAATATGTATTTTCTTTCTGGTTTGGTATATTTCAAACGATCGACCGTATCACCAAATCCCATTGATATTTGAAGTAAACAGGGCAGCTATGATCCCGGCTGATACGCGGATTTTGCCTCCTATCACGAACCTATCCGTATATGGCAACAACTACGGGAAAGACTGATCATCCCCGCGATCAGTTTTATTTTTTTCAGTAAAACCCGGTTCGAACCCGCTATTTACTCATTTATTGTCAGGAAGAGCGAAAGCCATATAAGAATCCCCCGAAGGCTTCCCTAACTTTCCTCCGCCACAAGCTATTACTA
It contains:
- a CDS encoding TIM barrel protein, which codes for MGFGDTVDRLKYTKPERKYILIDMKRIKSYTIIAILLSSGFLVAWINDYSQVSNKWKLGVEIYTFHRFTLAEGISKSDSAGVHYIEAASFQKIGDEIEKGYISQISEQGLVKLNKYLDKHHIKIRSVYVFGGSSLDSWKNGFLQAKKLKCEFITAEPPRNLWDSIDSLAGVFHIKVAIHNHWKGKSAFWSPDSVLAAIKNHPNFGACPDLGHWPKSGVDAVSGLQKLQGHILAIHLKDASQMNDPNARDVDLGTGVVNFKAVLEELKRQNYKGFIYIERDADVRPSNLPSVIKEISYYNDLLRNL